CATTTTGAAGGATCCATGTCACTCGTTACGATTCTGATCTTTATCGTTGGATTCGCAGCCGGATGGCTGCTCGAAGCACGTAAGGTGTGGATGAAAAATTCGCAGCTGAATGCGGTACAGAAAAAACTGGATGAGTTGCAGAAAACAATGAATGCGGGGAACACAAGGAGCTAAAGGCACAGCTGCTTACCTTATGCAAAAAAACAGGCTGCCGGAAATCAACCTCGCAAGCAAGATCATTCATGGAATATAACCGGATAAAAGTATTGATGCTGGGATGGGAATTCCCTCCCATACTTACCGGAGGATTGGGGCCAGCCTGTTACGGACTGGCGAAAGCGCTTGCTCCTTTTACTGATCTTAAAATCATTCTTCCGAAGAGCGACCTGCACTTCAAAATGAAACGGGTCAATATCATCGGGCTCAATCACTTTCATTTTGATGAAGCAACCGACGAAATGGTCCTCGATGACTTCCGCCGGTTCCTTTCTGAGGAATGGATTGATGAAGCTCAACCTCAGCACGCAGAGCTCCGCATTCCATATGCTGACAACGAAGTGCCGGGTACGGAAACGCATGACTTGTTCAACCAGCAGGATTCATATGGTCCCGACATCATGCGTAAAGTGAAAGCTTACGTTGGGATGGTGCAGCAGCTAAGCGGGAAAATCGACTTCGATGTGATCCATGCACATGACTGGGTCACCTTTCCGGCCGCTGTTGAGCTGAAAAAGAATAGCGGCAAACCATTGTTAGTGCATATACACTCTCTGGAAACAGACCGTGCACATTCAGATGCCCGCAATCCTGTGTATCATATCGAACACCAGGGCATGCTGAAGGCCGACCGAGTTTTACCGGTGAGCGCCTACACCAAATCCACAATCATCAGCCATTACGGTATTTCCGCTGAGAAAATTTTCCCTGTTTACAATGCCATTGAAAATACCGACATCTACCGAGCAGAAAGGAAAGACAACGAAAAAAAGATTCTCTTCCTTGGCCGTATTACGCGGCAAAAAGGGCCGGAGTTCCTGCTCGAAACGATGATTAAACTATGCAGCAAGGCGGGCGATGTTAAGTTTATCATTGCCGGCAATGGCGATCAGGCGGAATGGCTGCGGGATAAAGTTGCAGCTGCCGGATTGCAGGAACAGGTGGAATTTACCGGCTTCATCAAGCGCGACAAGATTACGGCATTACTGGCGGAGGCTGATGCTTACTTCATGCCATCGGTTTCCGAACCCTTTGGGTTATCCGCACTGGAAGCAGCACAGTTTAATGTACCCTGTGTGATATCAAAGCAATCCGGTGTCAGTGAAGTGCTGCATAATGTGCTGAAAGCCGATTGCTGGGACACCGATAAGTTTGCGAATTACCTGTATGCCGTTTGCCACTACAACGGTTTGCGTGAAACCATGGTGCAGCTCACGGCAAATGATGTGAAGAATATCAGCTGGGACAACGCTGCACGCGAAGTCTTAAAATCGTACAAACACCTGGTGGAAGAAAAAAAAGAAGAAACTGCATAATACTGCGCGACTGAAATGTATTAAATGAAACATGTTGAAAGCAAAGAAGATAATCGTAGAGCCTGATTTCAAAAACCCGGGAAGTGAAACAGAAAAAGTGTTTGATGCCGTTACCGGCTTCACCGTACCGGTCTTCCCGCTTCATGAAAGCCTGGCAGGTTTGCAGATTGATCCTGTTGCTGAAGCAGCGCAGCAACCTGTTTCAGTGGTCAGCGCTGAGACAGCTAATCCTACGCCCGATGATAAACCAATAACTGAACCGGCTAAAACCACT
The DNA window shown above is from Chitinophagales bacterium and carries:
- a CDS encoding glycosyltransferase family 4 protein; its protein translation is MEYNRIKVLMLGWEFPPILTGGLGPACYGLAKALAPFTDLKIILPKSDLHFKMKRVNIIGLNHFHFDEATDEMVLDDFRRFLSEEWIDEAQPQHAELRIPYADNEVPGTETHDLFNQQDSYGPDIMRKVKAYVGMVQQLSGKIDFDVIHAHDWVTFPAAVELKKNSGKPLLVHIHSLETDRAHSDARNPVYHIEHQGMLKADRVLPVSAYTKSTIISHYGISAEKIFPVYNAIENTDIYRAERKDNEKKILFLGRITRQKGPEFLLETMIKLCSKAGDVKFIIAGNGDQAEWLRDKVAAAGLQEQVEFTGFIKRDKITALLAEADAYFMPSVSEPFGLSALEAAQFNVPCVISKQSGVSEVLHNVLKADCWDTDKFANYLYAVCHYNGLRETMVQLTANDVKNISWDNAAREVLKSYKHLVEEKKEETA
- a CDS encoding LapA family protein; its protein translation is MNRIYIITIILLVVALIFAIQNIATVSLGFLFWHFEGSMSLVTILIFIVGFAAGWLLEARKVWMKNSQLNAVQKKLDELQKTMNAGNTRS